One Ictalurus furcatus strain D&B chromosome 24, Billie_1.0, whole genome shotgun sequence DNA segment encodes these proteins:
- the si:dkeyp-113d7.1 gene encoding zinc finger protein 260 has protein sequence MAELETECIALGLNALASECLSPALEPLRAECVTPTLAMLNTLSSEVAEPTAMLPCVKSDPDLELVPIRTVDVTQIQPLSTAELGSEHVRMEISGLEYIKSDLHSFHGAELDSYKPSYDAFDYVSHDNLDYIKSDQSSDLQCYYAMELEASRYEYDSTLASEKSETSDTAESNILESIRMAELRTELNKLRPDAVIEFSSAHMYDMQSANANTNATNPDTAKAKTQPRKPRNLTGEKPFSCTQCGKNFSTLGNLKTHQRIHTGERPYSCSQCGKSFGQAGNLKRHQLIHTGQKPYNCNFCPKGFTKADDLRSHQRIHTGEKPFTCDECGKAFFHSKELKTHRLVHTGERPFSCQHCGKAFTKEVSFRNHQQSHTGEKPYQCVYCGKSFGNSGVLKTHEKIHTGEKPFQCTQCGKSFGRLGHLKAHQQIHTGEKPYSCSQCSKCFSQSGHLKAHEQIHKREKAQ, from the coding sequence ATGGCCGAGCTGGAGACGGAGTGTATCGCATTAGGCCTGAACGCTCTGGCCTCGGAGTGTCTGTCTCCTGCTCTGGAGCCCCTGCGTGCCGAGTGTGTGACGCCGACACTGGCCATGCTGAACACACTTAGCTCGGAGGTTGCAGAGCCAACCGCCATGCTGCCATGTGTAAAGAGCGACCCAGACTTGGAGCTGGTACCGATCCGCACCGTGGACGTGACCCAAATCCAGCCGCTGAGCACTGCGGAGCTGGGATCGGAACACGTCCGGATGGAGATCAGTGGCCTGGAGTACATCAAGTCGGACCTGCACTCGTTCCACGGCGCCGAGTTGGACTCTTATAAGCCGAGTTATGATGCCTTTGACTACGTGTCGCATGACAACCTGGACTACATCAAGTCGGATCAGAGTTCCGACCTGCAGTGTTACTATGCAATGGAACTTGAGGCCAGCCGGTACGAATACGACTCGACGCTCGCATCCGAGAAGTCTGAGACATCGGATACAGCGGAGTCAAACATTCTCGAGTCAATCCGAATGGCGGAGCTCCGCACTGAGCTCAATAAGCTCCGCCCTGATGCTGTTATCGAATTTTCGTCCGCTCACATGTACGACATGCAGTCTGCAAATGCAAACACAAATGCCACAAACCCAGACACTGCGAAAGCAAAAACTCAACCACGCAAACCTCGCAACCTGACGGGCGAAAAGCCATTCTCCTGCACGCAATGCGGAAAGAACTTCAGCACTCTGGGAAACCTGAAGACGCACCAGCGCATCCACACAGGTGAGCGGCCGTACTCCTGCTCGCAGTGTGGCAAAAGCTTCGGCCAAGCGGGCAACCTGAAGCGGCACCAACTGATACACACGGGCCAGAAGCCCTACAACTGTAACTTCTGCCCCAAAGGCTTCACCAAGGCAGATGACCTGCGCTCGCACCAGCGCATCCACACGGGCGAGAAGCCGTTCACCTGCGACGAGTGCGGAAAGGCCTTTTTTCACTCCAAGGAACTCAAGACACACCGCCTGGTACACACTGGCGAGCGTCCGTTCTCCTGCCAGCACTGTGGCAAGGCGTTCACGAAGGAGGTGAGCTTCCGCAACCATCAGCAGAGCCACACAGGTGAGAAGCCAtaccagtgtgtgtattgtggaaAGAGCTTTGGGAACTCGGGCGTGCTCAAGACTCATGAAAAGATCCACACTGGGGAGAAGCCGTTTCAGTGCACGCAGTGCGGCAAGAGCTTCGGCCGCCTCGGACACTTAAAGGCGCACCAGCAGATCCACACGGGTGAGAAGCCGTACTCGTGCTCGCAGTGCAGCAAGTGCTTCAGCCAGTCGGGCCACCTCAAAGCACATGAACAGATCCACAAACGAGAGAAAGCGCAATAA
- the LOC128600465 gene encoding keratin, type I cytoskeletal 13 isoform X2 has translation MASYFSSTSMAGRSSRSSRVSSSSRAISVYGGAGSSDVRISAAPVSFMQASYSSMGSDDSAVIGNEKLTMQNLNDRLASYLAKVHILEKANAELELKIRQFLDSKASPKARDYSAYFATISDLQNKIYAAIHLKGGVLFSMENSRLASEDFRIKFEHELMMRQTVEGDIAGMKRLLDDLKLSKQDLALQLEGLKEELAFLKKNHEEEMSLARQHMGGQVNVEVDAVPQADLTKVLAEIREQYETVAEKNKRELEAWFKSKTETLKHEVVTKTETLQTSQSEIKSLKSRLQALEIELQSQMSMKASLESTLSETRSRYSMRLSAYQTQVTSLEEQLQQLRADLARQSQEYQMLLDIKTRLEMEIAEYRRLLDGEASTTKTTSSSTSRTKVITVVEEVVDGKVISSSSSQSTFLKK, from the exons ATGGCAAGTTACTTCTCCAGCACCTCTATGGCCGGTAGATCCTCCAGGTCGAGCCGAGTCTCGAGTTCTTCTCGTGCCATCAGCGTTTACGGAGGAGCGGGAAGTTCGGATGTGCGGATCTCCGCCGCACCTGTCAGTTTCATGCAGGCCTCTTACAGCTCCATGGGCTCAGATGACTCTGCAGTCATCGGAAACGAGAAGCTGACGATGCAGAACCTGAATGACCGTCTGGCCTCCTACCTGGCAAAGGTACACATTCTGGAGAAGGCCAACGCTGAACTGGAGCTCAAGATCCGCCAGTTCCTAGACAGCAAAGCATCACCCAAGGCCCGAGACTACTCCGCCTACTTCGCCACCATCAGTGACCTGCAGAACAAG ATCTACGCGGCTATCCATCTGAAGGGAGGAGTGCTCTTCAGCATGGAGAACTCACGCCTGGCCTCAGAGGACTTTAGGATTAA GTTCGAGCACGAGTTGATGATGCGTCAAACGGTGGAAGGTGACATTGCCGGGATGAAGCGGCTGCTGGACGATCTCAAATTGTCCAAGCAGGACCTGGCGCTGCAGCTGGAAGGCCTGAAGGAGGAACTCGCCTTCCTCaaaaagaaccatgaggag GAGATGTCGCTGGCGCGTCAGCATATGGGTGGGCAGGTGAACGTGGAGGTCGACGCCGTGCCTCAAGCAGACCTCACTAAAGTCCTGGCAGAAATTCGTGAACAATACGAAACAGTCGCTGAGAAAAACAAGAGAGAGCTGGAAGCCTGGTTCAAATCCAAG acAGAGACTCTGAAACACGAGGTGGTCACTAAAACTGAGACCCTGCAGACGTCTCAAAGTGAAATCAAGAGCCTGAAATCCCGTCTGCAGGCTCTGGAGATCGAGCTGCAGTCCCAGATGTCGATG AAAGCGTCGTTGGAAAGCACGCTGAGTGAAACCAGGTCACGTTACTCCATGCGTCTGTCTGCATACCAAACACAG GTGACGAGTCTGGAGGAGCAGCTGCAGCAGCTTCGTGCTGATCTCGCTCGCCAGTCTCAGGAGTACCAGATGCTGCTGGACATCAAGACCAGACTGGAGATGGAGATCGCCGAGTACAGGAGACTGCTGGACGGAGAAGCCTCCAC TACGAAGACAACATCCAGCAGCACTTCGAGGACTAAGGTGATCACagtggtggaggaggtggtggacGGGAAGGtgatctcctcttcatcatcacaaTCAACCTTCCTTAAAAAATGA
- the LOC128600465 gene encoding keratin, type I cytoskeletal 13 isoform X1, whose product MASYFSSTSMAGRSSRSSRVSSSSRAISVYGGAGSSDVRISAAPVSFMQASYSSMGSDDSAVIGNEKLTMQNLNDRLASYLAKVHILEKANAELELKIRQFLDSKASPKARDYSAYFATISDLQNKIYAAIHLKGGVLFSMENSRLASEDFRIKFEHELMMRQTVEGDIAGMKRLLDDLKLSKQDLALQLEGLKEELAFLKKNHEEEMSLARQHMGGQVNVEVDAVPQADLTKVLAEIREQYETVAEKNKRELEAWFKSKTETLKHEVVTKTETLQTSQSEIKSLKSRLQALEIELQSQMSMKASLESTLSETRSRYSMRLSAYQTQVTSLEEQLQQLRADLARQSQEYQMLLDIKTRLEMEIAEYRRLLDGEASTSTKTTSSSTSRTKVITVVEEVVDGKVISSSSSQSTFLKK is encoded by the exons ATGGCAAGTTACTTCTCCAGCACCTCTATGGCCGGTAGATCCTCCAGGTCGAGCCGAGTCTCGAGTTCTTCTCGTGCCATCAGCGTTTACGGAGGAGCGGGAAGTTCGGATGTGCGGATCTCCGCCGCACCTGTCAGTTTCATGCAGGCCTCTTACAGCTCCATGGGCTCAGATGACTCTGCAGTCATCGGAAACGAGAAGCTGACGATGCAGAACCTGAATGACCGTCTGGCCTCCTACCTGGCAAAGGTACACATTCTGGAGAAGGCCAACGCTGAACTGGAGCTCAAGATCCGCCAGTTCCTAGACAGCAAAGCATCACCCAAGGCCCGAGACTACTCCGCCTACTTCGCCACCATCAGTGACCTGCAGAACAAG ATCTACGCGGCTATCCATCTGAAGGGAGGAGTGCTCTTCAGCATGGAGAACTCACGCCTGGCCTCAGAGGACTTTAGGATTAA GTTCGAGCACGAGTTGATGATGCGTCAAACGGTGGAAGGTGACATTGCCGGGATGAAGCGGCTGCTGGACGATCTCAAATTGTCCAAGCAGGACCTGGCGCTGCAGCTGGAAGGCCTGAAGGAGGAACTCGCCTTCCTCaaaaagaaccatgaggag GAGATGTCGCTGGCGCGTCAGCATATGGGTGGGCAGGTGAACGTGGAGGTCGACGCCGTGCCTCAAGCAGACCTCACTAAAGTCCTGGCAGAAATTCGTGAACAATACGAAACAGTCGCTGAGAAAAACAAGAGAGAGCTGGAAGCCTGGTTCAAATCCAAG acAGAGACTCTGAAACACGAGGTGGTCACTAAAACTGAGACCCTGCAGACGTCTCAAAGTGAAATCAAGAGCCTGAAATCCCGTCTGCAGGCTCTGGAGATCGAGCTGCAGTCCCAGATGTCGATG AAAGCGTCGTTGGAAAGCACGCTGAGTGAAACCAGGTCACGTTACTCCATGCGTCTGTCTGCATACCAAACACAG GTGACGAGTCTGGAGGAGCAGCTGCAGCAGCTTCGTGCTGATCTCGCTCGCCAGTCTCAGGAGTACCAGATGCTGCTGGACATCAAGACCAGACTGGAGATGGAGATCGCCGAGTACAGGAGACTGCTGGACGGAGAAGCCTCCAC cAGTACGAAGACAACATCCAGCAGCACTTCGAGGACTAAGGTGATCACagtggtggaggaggtggtggacGGGAAGGtgatctcctcttcatcatcacaaTCAACCTTCCTTAAAAAATGA